A single region of the Silene latifolia isolate original U9 population chromosome 8, ASM4854445v1, whole genome shotgun sequence genome encodes:
- the LOC141595321 gene encoding uncharacterized protein LOC141595321, giving the protein MHNNGVGLFGLLETKLKPSSLLNKATTICDGWSNSTNCSWHKGGRIWLLWNPTCFDVQFLNYGSKYIHMLVQSKMDNKKFLLTMIYAFNDLKERTILWKFLKETASTCTMPWLWVGYFNTVLSPIERLGGNTTDAEMEHFQECVSLCEMEDIKATGALFTWSNKQAPTERVYSRLDRAMGNPEWLSHYGDYVAHFHPEGMFDHCPCTIVDRRVEFNGRKSFKYFNMWGASEHFAISVDGVWKQSYKGTKMFNVVKKLKALKPVLKNLNKNYFSDIENSTSIAGTVLQKIQKELVEHPGDLDLIQQEYDLANELKDLIVARDSFLSQKAKIQWSIAGDLNTSYFHQVIKKRVMLNKVMQIEDMNGSVYTTGDAIQQAFLAYYQDLLGSHTDTVKVQHHVVTRGPCCTEAHWHILHTPITAEEVKKSIFSIPKDKSPGPDGYTSQF; this is encoded by the coding sequence ATGCATAATAATGGTGTTGGTCTTTTTGGTCTATTAGAAACAAAACTAAAGCCTAGTAGTTTACTGAATAAGGCAACTACAATTTGTGATGGATGGAGTAATTCTACCAACTGCAGTTGGCATAAAGGGGGGAGGATTTGGTTACTTTGGAATCCTACATGTTTTGATGTGCAGTTCCTGAATTATGGTTCAAAGTATATCCATATGTTAGTTCAGTCTAAAATGGATAACAAGAAATTCTTATTGACTATGATCTATGCCTTTAATGACCTGAAGGAGAGAACTATTCTTTGGAAGTTTTTGAAAGAGACAGCTTCTACTTGCACTATGCCTTGGTTGTGGGTAGGATATTTTAACACTGTTTTATCTCCCATTGAAAGGTTAGGGGGTAATACTACAGATGCTGAGATGGAACATTTCCAGGAATGTGTTTCTTTATGTGAAATGGAGGATATCAAGGCTACTGGGGCACTATTTACTTGGTCTAACAAGCAGGCACCTACTGAGAGAGTTTATAGTAGATTGGATAGGGCAATGGGTAACCCTGAATGGTTGAGTCATTATGGAGATTATGTGGCCCATTTCCATCCTGAGGGTATGTTTGATCATTGCCCCTGCACAATTGTTGACAGGAGAGTTGAGTTTAATGGGAGAAAATCTtttaagtattttaatatgtggggagCTTCTGAGCATTTTGCTATTAGTGTTGATGGTGTGTGGAAACAGTCTTATAAAGGGACTAAAATGTTCAATGTGGTGAAAAAACTGAAGGCTCTCAAACCAGTTCTCAAGAATctaaataaaaattatttttcAGATATTGAAAACAGCACTAGCATTGCTGGTACTGTGCTGCAAAAAATTCAGAAGGAGTTGGTTGAGCATCCTGGGGATTTGGACCTGATTCAGCAGGAATATGACTTGGCAAATGAACTAAAGGACCTTATTGTGGCCAGGGATAGCTTCCTCTCTCAGAAAGCCAAAATTCAATGGTCAATTGCAGGGGACCTCAACACTTCCTACTTTCATCAAGTTATCAAGAAGAGAGTGATGTTGAATAAGGTAATGCAGATTGAAGATATGAATGGCAGTGTTTATACCACTGGTGATGCAATACAACAGGCTTTTTTGGCATATTATCAAGATTTACTAGGCTCTCATACTGACACAGTGAAGGTGCAGCATCATGTAGTCACCAGGGGACCTTGTTGTACAGAAGCACACTGGCATATTTTACACACCCCCATCACTGCTGAGGAAGTAAAGAAGAGTATTTTCAGTATACCTAAGGACAAGTCTCCAGGTCCAGATGGTTATACCAGTCAGTTTTAG